One part of the Lytechinus pictus isolate F3 Inbred chromosome 3, Lp3.0, whole genome shotgun sequence genome encodes these proteins:
- the LOC135153426 gene encoding dual 3',5'-cyclic-AMP and -GMP phosphodiesterase 11A-like — translation MNFFYCVPWRFLRNVYDTVRICMLDVAQVDLRTQSLAEKSETDMEVKKSEDDLEVMKPKQIEVWLDEHRDWFEDYFLKGTNRDLVERWLDLHKNEDTSSPPSSSSPTNTPSPNSPGPITNQPIQPIHPLSPHTKRRVTLSEPEDKSESNSSDEGIANIPVRPRSGSRQYLRQDFAKARSKTVFSTWAAGTGARESSMQLDSEPLSPKERAMGEGPGKGFTGRRRLRRASTVPPPQNFASTLSSLLEPRVRLPHRTSITHEAKLQLRSANEREFFLALVKDISHDLDLNSLRGKILSNVTILVDAERVELFLLEGPKGKEVLVSKKRDLSPGAPTHRPTDWLLGFGKTDQEGSITVKVGESLVGKVAETGRAVKISSPVEVSFMKGFLSKNEDRTFL, via the coding sequence ATGAATTTCTTTTACTGCGTACCGTGGAGGTTTCTTCGCAACGTGTATGATACCGTGCGAATCTGTATGCTAGATGTGGCTCAAGTTGACCTGAGAACCCAAAGCCTCGCAGAGAAATCTGAAACAGACATGGAGGTCAAAAAGTCCGAAGACGACTTGGAGGTCATGAAACCAAAACAGATTGAAGTATGGCTTGATGAACATCGTGATTGGTTCGAAGACTACTTCTTGAAGGGCACAAACAGAGACTTGGTTGAGAGGTGGCTGGACTTACACAAAAACGAAGATACATCTTCGCCACCTAGCTCGTCTAGTCCGACGAATACACCAAGTCCAAACTCTCCAGGCCCGATTACCAATCAACCAATACAACCAATACATCCACTCTCTCCTCACACTAAGAGAAGAGTGACATTGTCCGAACCAGAAGATAAATCCGAGAGCAATTCATCGGATGAAGGGATTGCGAACATTCCTGTGAGACCCCGATCAGGGTCAAGGCAATACCTAAGACAGGACTTTGCAAAAGCGCGCTCTAAGACTGTATTTAGCACGTGGGCTGCTGGAACTGGTGCGCGTGAAAGTTCTATGCAATTAGATTCGGAGCCGTTGTCGCCGAAAGAGAGAGCCATGGGTGAAGGCCCTGGCAAAGGCTTCACAGGCCGGAGGAGGTTACGCCGAGCTTCGACGGTGCCACCACCTCAAAACTTTGCAAGTACTCTGAGTTCTTTGCTGGAACCTCGGGTACGGTTACCGCATCGTACTAGCATAACACACGAGGCCAAGCTTCAGCTACGATCAGCAAACGAACGCGAGTTTTTCCTGGCCCTCGTCAAAGACATCTCGCATGATCTAGACTTGAACAGCCTCCGTGGTAAGATTCTCTCTAACGTGACTATTCTCGTGGACGCCGAACGCGTGGAACTGTTCTTGTTAGAAGGACCTAAAGGGAAAGAAGTACTAGTATCAAAGAAACGTGATCTCTCGCCGGGAGCTCCTACACATCGTCCTACAGATTGGCTACTTGGATTTGGAAAGACAGATCAAGAAGGATCTATTACTGTCAAGGTTGGCGAGAGCTTGGTTGGAAAGGTTGCAGAGACCGGCCGCGCGGTCAAGATATCGAGTCCTGTTGAGGTAAGTTTCATGAAGGGTTTTCTCAGCAAAAATGAAGACCGGACATTCCTTTAA